The Leclercia adecarboxylata region GGCTGCGCACGCAGCGGGAAGACGTGGCCAGGACGGTTCAGGTCAGAAGGTTTTGCCCCATCGGCAATGGCTGCACGCACGGTGGTAACGCGGTCAGCGGCAGAAACGCCGGTGGTCACGCCACTGGCGGCTTCGATGGTGACGGTAAAACCGGTACCAAAGGCACTGGTGTTGTTCTCTACCATCATAGGCAGTTCCAGCTGTTTACGGCGATCTTCGGTGATGCAGAGGCAAACAATACCGCTGCCGTGACGGATGGTCAGCGCCATCTGTTCAACGGTCATGGTTTCGGCGGCGAAAATCATATCGCCTTCGTTTTCACGATCTTCATCGTCAAGTACCATCACGCCGCGGCCTTCGCGAAGCGCAGCAAGCGCTTGCTCAACACGGTCAGTAGAGGTACCGAAAGAGGAAAGGAGCGTCTGATTCATGGTAAAAAAACCTCATTAAAATTATGGTTACCAGAATCAGGGCAGTCTTAGGAGCGCCGTAGCACGGCAAAAAAATAACGTGAGCGGGCCTCGCCCGGCTGGTTCGTTACTCTCTCCCATCCGGACTTTAACCGTCGGCCCCGGAATTACACCGGATCTGCTGACCTTTGAGTTTGCACCCAAAGCGCTCGCGGGCTTTCAACATGGTGTTGATTTACCGCCGGTGGGGAATTTCGCCCCGCCCTGAGAATAAGCGGGATAACTATAACGCTAATGATTATGTTCGGCAACGCATAAGCTTCACACAATTCTGGTTTAAGGATCCCTGTAACGCGCTACAATGGTTCTAAACACCTTTTCTTCAAGGGAACTATGATGATCGACCCAAAAAAAATTGAACAACTTGCCCGCCAGGTCCATGAATCCATGCCAAAAGGCGTGCGTGAGTTTGGTGATGATGTTGAGAAGAAGATCCGCCAGGTGCTGCAGGCGCAGCTGATGCGTCTGGATCTGGTCAGCCGTGAAGAATTTGACGTGCAGACGCAGGTGCTGCTGCGCACTCGCGAGAAAATTGCCCTGCTGGAGCAGCGCCTGACCGAGCTGGAAAACCGCAGTGTTGTTGATGAAGTGAAACCGGCTCCGGCGATCCCACCGGTAGACGATCAGGCATAATTGCGGCCTGTGATGCCCGGTGGCGCTTCGCTTACCGGGCCTACAAACCGCCACCCGGTAAAAAAAACGGGCCTTTCGGCCCGTTTTTTATTTCTCGCTGTCTTTCTGGATCTTCTTAATGATGTTGGTGGTTGAACACCCGTCCTCAAAGTTGAGCACCATCACTTCTCCGCCGTTAGCCCACACCTCTTCGCTGCCCGCGATCTGTTCAGGCTTGTAGTCACCGCCCTTAACCAGCAGATCCGGCAGGATCCCGGCAATCAGACGCTGCGGGGTGTCCTCTTCGAACGAGACGACCCAGTCCACCGCTTCCAGCGCACCCAGCACGATCATCCGCTGCTCGAGCGGGTTCACCGGACGGGTTTCGCCCTTCAGGCGTTTGGTGGAGGCATCGCTGTTGACCGCCAC contains the following coding sequences:
- the ribB gene encoding 3,4-dihydroxy-2-butanone-4-phosphate synthase — translated: MNQTLLSSFGTSTDRVEQALAALREGRGVMVLDDEDRENEGDMIFAAETMTVEQMALTIRHGSGIVCLCITEDRRKQLELPMMVENNTSAFGTGFTVTIEAASGVTTGVSAADRVTTVRAAIADGAKPSDLNRPGHVFPLRAQPGGVLTRGGHTEATIDLVTLAGFKPAGVLCELTNDDGSMARAPECIDFAVKHNMAVVTIEDLVAYRQAHERKAS
- the ubiK gene encoding ubiquinone biosynthesis accessory factor UbiK; translation: MIDPKKIEQLARQVHESMPKGVREFGDDVEKKIRQVLQAQLMRLDLVSREEFDVQTQVLLRTREKIALLEQRLTELENRSVVDEVKPAPAIPPVDDQA